A stretch of the Thunnus thynnus chromosome 7, fThuThy2.1, whole genome shotgun sequence genome encodes the following:
- the ompa gene encoding olfactory marker protein a — translation MDQAESPSNAMVLEFKEDTALTEMMRLRVSSLQRSGQKRQDGERLLLPHEAVYRLDFHIQELNFTRWYFSLTGHGRVTITGISQHWTPDLTNLMTRQLLEPIGTFWRNAVDPEDSPLKCLEADMQEFGERIAELAKVRKVMYFLFAFKDGAEAANLSCSVEFTPEK, via the exons ATGGACCAGGCTGAATCTCCCTCCAACGCCATGGTGCTGGAGTTTAAAGAAGACACTGCGCTGACGGAG ATGATGCGTCTTCGCGTGTCGTCTCTGCAGCGGTCGGGACAGAAGCGTCAGGACGGCGAGCGTCTGCTTCTTCCCCATGAGGCCGTGTATCGGCTGGACTTCCACATCCAGGAGCTGAACTTCACCCGCTGGTACTTCTCCCTCACCGGCCACGGTCGCGTCACCATCACCGGTATTTCCCAGCACTGGACCCCCGACCTCACCAACCTGATGACCCGTCAGCTGCTGGAGCCCATCGGAACGTTTTGGCGTAACGCCGTCGACCCCGAGGATTCGCCGCTTAAATGTCTGGAGGCGGACATGCAGGAGTTCGGCGAAAGGATCGCTGAGCTGGCGAAGGTCAGGAAGGTCATGTACTTCCTGTTTGCCTTCAAGGACGGAGCAGAGGCGGCGAATCTCAGCTGCTCAGTCGAGTTCACACCAGagaaatga